Proteins from a single region of Bradyrhizobium diazoefficiens:
- a CDS encoding Zn-dependent alcohol dehydrogenase, whose product MKAAVLYEVNKPLVIEDVSLPKPGPREVLIRTAVAGLCHSDLHFMEGLYPHPLPAVLGHESAGIVEQVGSDVTYVKPGDHVVTCLSVFCGTCDNCTTGRTVLCTDTTVKLLPGVSDRMQWSKPEKLHQFLNLSSFAEQMLVHENAIVKIRKEMPLDLAALIGCGVITGYGAVVNTAKVTAGETVAVIGCGGVGMAAINGAQIAGAGRIIAIDTNPAKLQLATKLGATDIINPAEGDVVKQVRDLTNGGVQHSFEVLGRKETAEQAFAMLAAGGTATIVGMIPFGQKIELHGFDFLRERRIQGSSMGSNHFRVDMPRLVDFYLRGRLHLEDWISAKLKLSEINEGFASMKAGKTLRSVIVFDS is encoded by the coding sequence ATGAAGGCCGCGGTCCTTTATGAAGTCAACAAGCCCCTGGTCATCGAGGATGTCAGCCTGCCGAAGCCCGGCCCGCGCGAGGTTCTGATCCGCACGGCGGTCGCCGGCCTCTGCCACTCCGACCTGCACTTCATGGAAGGCCTTTACCCGCATCCGCTGCCTGCGGTGCTCGGGCATGAATCCGCAGGGATCGTCGAGCAAGTGGGTTCGGACGTGACTTACGTGAAGCCCGGCGACCACGTTGTCACCTGCTTGTCCGTGTTCTGCGGCACTTGCGACAATTGCACCACAGGCCGCACGGTGCTCTGCACCGACACCACCGTGAAGTTGCTGCCGGGCGTCTCCGACCGGATGCAGTGGTCGAAGCCGGAAAAGTTGCACCAGTTCCTCAATCTTTCGTCTTTCGCCGAGCAGATGCTCGTGCATGAGAACGCGATCGTCAAAATCCGAAAAGAAATGCCGCTCGATCTCGCCGCGCTGATCGGCTGCGGCGTCATCACCGGCTACGGCGCGGTCGTGAATACGGCGAAGGTGACGGCCGGCGAAACCGTCGCCGTGATCGGCTGTGGCGGCGTCGGCATGGCCGCTATCAACGGTGCGCAGATCGCCGGCGCGGGGCGCATCATCGCCATCGACACCAATCCGGCAAAGCTCCAGCTCGCAACCAAGCTGGGCGCGACCGACATCATCAATCCCGCCGAGGGCGACGTGGTGAAACAGGTGCGCGACCTCACCAATGGCGGCGTGCAGCATTCCTTCGAGGTGCTCGGCCGCAAGGAGACCGCCGAGCAGGCCTTCGCCATGCTCGCCGCCGGCGGCACCGCCACCATCGTCGGCATGATCCCGTTCGGCCAGAAGATCGAGCTGCATGGTTTTGATTTCTTGCGCGAGCGCCGGATTCAGGGCTCGTCGATGGGCTCCAACCATTTTCGCGTGGACATGCCGCGCCTGGTCGACTTCTACCTCCGCGGCCGGCTGCATCTGGAGGACTGGATCTCGGCCAAGCTGAAGCTGAGCGAGATCAACGAAGGCTTTGCCAGCATGAAAGCCGGCAAGACGCTGCGCAGCGTGATCGTGTTCGATAGCTGA
- the mbfA gene encoding iron exporter MbfA encodes MKNFADLTEREVLAVAISSEEEDSRIYMSFSEDLKERYPDSAKIFEQMAEEERGHRHMLLEMYEQRFGPHLPPIRREDVKGFLRRRPVWLTKNLPLDTIRREVETMEMQAERFYVKAAEQAQDVGVRRLLGDLAEAEKGHEHTAAKLTDQILSSDVRAEEDRTNRRLFVLQYVQPGLAGLMDGSVSTLAPLFAAAFATHQNWQTFLVGLAASIGAGISMGFAEALSDDGSLTGRGSPWLRGITCGAMTTLGGLGHTMPYLVPDTWPNAFWIATGIAGIVVFFELWAIAFIRARYMDTPFLQAVFQIVLGGAIVLAVGILIGAA; translated from the coding sequence GTGAAGAATTTTGCCGATTTGACCGAGCGCGAGGTGCTGGCGGTCGCGATCTCCTCCGAGGAGGAGGATAGCCGCATTTATATGAGTTTCTCCGAGGACCTGAAGGAGCGCTATCCGGATTCCGCCAAGATCTTTGAGCAGATGGCCGAGGAAGAGCGCGGACATCGCCACATGCTGCTCGAAATGTATGAGCAGCGCTTCGGCCCGCACCTTCCCCCCATCCGTCGCGAGGACGTCAAGGGCTTCCTGCGCCGCCGCCCGGTCTGGCTGACCAAGAACCTGCCGCTCGACACCATCCGCAGGGAGGTCGAGACCATGGAAATGCAGGCCGAGCGCTTCTACGTGAAGGCCGCCGAACAGGCGCAGGATGTCGGGGTGCGCCGCCTGCTCGGTGATCTCGCCGAAGCCGAGAAAGGCCACGAGCACACCGCCGCAAAGCTGACAGACCAGATTCTGAGCTCCGATGTGCGCGCGGAGGAAGATCGCACCAACCGCCGTCTGTTCGTTCTGCAATATGTCCAGCCTGGCCTCGCCGGGCTGATGGACGGATCGGTTTCGACGCTGGCGCCGCTGTTCGCGGCGGCCTTTGCCACACACCAGAACTGGCAGACGTTCCTGGTCGGCCTCGCTGCTTCGATCGGCGCCGGCATCAGTATGGGCTTTGCGGAGGCGCTGTCCGATGACGGTTCGCTCACGGGACGCGGCTCGCCCTGGCTGCGCGGCATCACCTGCGGTGCGATGACGACGCTCGGCGGGCTCGGCCACACCATGCCCTATCTCGTGCCGGACACATGGCCCAACGCATTCTGGATCGCCACGGGAATCGCCGGCATTGTTGTGTTCTTCGAATTATGGGCGATCGCCTTCATCCGCGCGCGCTACATGGACACGCCGTTCCTCCAGGCCGTGTTCCAGATCGTGCTCGGTGGCGCGATCGTGCTGGCGGTGGGGATACTGATCGGGGCGGCGTAG
- a CDS encoding glutathione S-transferase family protein, translating into MKLTFSQASPFARKVRIAAIELGLIDKIELVPATVTPGTVNEDYSKITPLKKLPVLITNEGDVILDSYVIVEYLNEMAGGSLIPDYRPRRWKAKTNHSLINGMLDSMLLCRYEKMVRPEGLQWQAWSDDHWNRAWTGMARFENMPDVLNGPFDISQIGLVCVLGYADFRFADCGWRKAYPKLDAFHQKMLERPSVKISVPPAA; encoded by the coding sequence ATGAAACTCACCTTCTCCCAAGCCTCTCCCTTCGCCCGCAAGGTGCGCATCGCCGCGATCGAGCTCGGGTTGATCGACAAGATCGAACTCGTGCCCGCCACCGTCACACCGGGCACGGTCAATGAGGACTATTCGAAGATCACGCCGCTGAAGAAGCTGCCGGTGCTGATCACCAATGAAGGCGACGTGATCCTGGATTCTTACGTCATCGTCGAATATCTCAACGAAATGGCCGGCGGCAGCCTGATCCCGGATTATCGCCCGCGGCGCTGGAAGGCCAAGACCAACCATTCGCTCATCAACGGCATGCTCGATTCCATGCTGCTGTGCCGGTACGAGAAGATGGTGCGGCCAGAGGGCCTGCAATGGCAGGCGTGGTCGGACGACCACTGGAACAGGGCCTGGACCGGCATGGCGCGCTTCGAGAACATGCCTGACGTGCTGAACGGCCCGTTCGACATCTCGCAAATCGGCCTCGTTTGCGTGCTCGGCTATGCAGACTTCCGCTTCGCCGATTGCGGCTGGCGCAAGGCCTATCCGAAGCTCGACGCTTTCCATCAGAAGATGCTGGAGCGGCCCTCCGTGAAGATCTCGGTGCCACCGGCCGCATAA
- a CDS encoding MBL fold metallo-hydrolase yields MSLKYAVGDLTIHRIIEQETTFLPALDMLPSLTAEMLAENRSWMRQAKALDDEDVLLLCFQSYVIKTPHHTILVDSCIGNDKPRPRPKWNMKTDDTYLRGLAAAGFAVDDIDFVMCTHLHVDHVGWNTRLENGRWVPTFPKARYVFAQREFDYWTEQNAKAEVAPFADSVLPLVEARRHEIVGNDHQIGDHVRILPTPGHTPGHVAITMGRGKDDAVFSGDLMHSPIQTLYPEMSVKFDVDQAQAATTRRSFLERYCDTETLCCTAHFPSPSVGKIKRKGNGFVCAAV; encoded by the coding sequence ATGAGCCTGAAATACGCGGTCGGCGATCTCACCATCCACCGCATCATCGAGCAGGAAACCACCTTCCTGCCCGCGTTGGACATGCTGCCCTCCCTCACGGCCGAAATGCTGGCCGAGAATCGGTCATGGATGCGGCAGGCCAAGGCGCTCGATGACGAGGATGTGCTGCTGCTTTGCTTTCAGTCCTATGTGATCAAAACACCTCACCACACTATCCTGGTCGACAGCTGCATAGGCAACGACAAGCCGCGGCCGCGGCCGAAATGGAACATGAAGACCGACGACACATATCTGCGCGGGCTCGCGGCCGCCGGCTTCGCCGTCGACGACATCGACTTCGTGATGTGCACGCATCTGCATGTCGATCACGTTGGCTGGAATACGCGGCTTGAGAACGGCCGCTGGGTGCCGACCTTCCCCAAGGCGCGATACGTGTTCGCGCAACGCGAGTTCGACTACTGGACCGAACAGAATGCAAAGGCGGAGGTCGCGCCCTTCGCCGACAGCGTGCTGCCGCTGGTCGAGGCCAGGCGTCATGAGATCGTCGGCAACGACCACCAGATCGGCGATCACGTCCGCATCCTGCCGACGCCCGGCCACACGCCGGGCCATGTCGCCATCACGATGGGCCGCGGCAAGGACGATGCGGTGTTCTCCGGCGACCTCATGCACTCGCCGATCCAGACGCTGTATCCCGAGATGTCAGTGAAGTTCGATGTCGATCAGGCCCAGGCCGCAACGACGCGCCGCAGCTTCCTGGAGCGCTATTGCGACACCGAGACGCTGTGCTGCACCGCGCATTTTCCCTCGCCCTCGGTGGGGAAGATCAAACGCAAGGGGAATGGGTTCGTGTGTGCGGCGGTGTAA
- a CDS encoding cytochrome b, producing MTTHLQYGTPAKIFHWLIVVLLAVQYPIGWFMPDIHRGMSPGAGMTFHVSIGITILVLTALRLVWRVTHPVAPESSLPTWQRLSSEAVHWLLYALVLATTISGWLFACFRGWSISFFYLVPLPMLASDNAAAGRAIDGLHQAMEWALLVTIGIHIAAAFAHIFIYRNRVMQRMLPG from the coding sequence ATGACCACCCACCTTCAGTACGGTACACCCGCCAAAATCTTTCATTGGCTCATCGTCGTATTGCTTGCCGTGCAATACCCGATCGGCTGGTTCATGCCGGATATCCATCGGGGCATGAGCCCGGGCGCTGGCATGACGTTTCATGTGTCGATCGGAATTACGATTCTGGTGCTGACCGCTCTGCGCCTCGTCTGGCGTGTTACCCATCCCGTCGCGCCCGAGAGCTCTCTTCCAACCTGGCAGCGCTTGTCTTCGGAGGCCGTACACTGGCTGCTTTACGCGTTGGTGCTGGCGACGACGATCTCGGGCTGGTTGTTTGCATGCTTCCGCGGATGGTCTATTTCGTTCTTCTATCTCGTGCCGCTGCCGATGCTTGCGTCTGACAACGCAGCCGCCGGCCGCGCCATCGACGGCCTCCACCAAGCGATGGAATGGGCGCTGCTCGTCACCATCGGCATTCACATCGCAGCCGCGTTCGCGCATATCTTCATCTATCGCAACCGCGTGATGCAGCGAATGCTGCCTGGGTAG
- a CDS encoding alpha/beta hydrolase, with product MTTLPDIPLPAGIRSRYVDGINGLRMHVLEAGFETKGRPCILLLHGFPELAFSWRKVMPALSSAGYHVLAPDQRGYGRTTGWAANYDGDLTPFSLLNLVRDALALVSAFGYRQVDLAGHDFGSPVAAWCALIRPDVFRSVTLMSAPFGGAPPLPFGTVDSPAKPAIEDPVHRELAALPRPRKHYQWYYATRPANADMQHAPQGVHDFLRAYYHHKSADWTDNKPYPLNSWSAEELAKMPTYYVMDAGETMAETVAKEMPSPAAIAANQWLPDSDLAYYSAEYGRTGFQGGLQWYRYGTSGMLNNEMQLFAGRSIDVPSCFISGKQDWGTYQRPGAFEAMQGRGCTKMLACHLVDGAGHWVQQEQPAEVSRLVLQFLHRSAAGLKQRQSVAIRRSSAIQGTFGNI from the coding sequence ATGACAACACTCCCCGACATCCCCCTGCCCGCCGGCATTCGCTCCCGTTACGTCGACGGCATCAACGGCTTGCGCATGCATGTGCTGGAGGCCGGCTTCGAGACCAAGGGTCGTCCCTGCATCCTGCTGCTGCACGGTTTTCCCGAACTCGCCTTCTCCTGGCGCAAGGTGATGCCGGCACTTAGCTCTGCCGGCTATCACGTGCTCGCACCCGACCAGCGCGGCTATGGCCGCACCACGGGCTGGGCTGCGAACTACGACGGCGATCTCACGCCCTTCTCGCTCCTCAATCTGGTGCGCGACGCGCTCGCCCTGGTGTCTGCATTCGGTTACAGGCAGGTTGATCTCGCCGGGCATGATTTCGGCAGCCCGGTCGCGGCATGGTGCGCGCTGATCCGGCCCGACGTGTTTCGTTCGGTGACGCTGATGAGTGCGCCGTTCGGCGGAGCGCCGCCGTTGCCCTTTGGCACGGTCGATAGCCCGGCGAAGCCTGCGATCGAAGATCCCGTGCATCGCGAACTTGCCGCGCTGCCGCGCCCACGCAAACACTATCAATGGTACTATGCGACGCGCCCGGCCAACGCCGACATGCAGCACGCGCCGCAGGGCGTGCATGATTTCCTGCGCGCCTATTATCATCACAAGAGCGCGGACTGGACCGATAACAAGCCTTATCCGCTGAACTCGTGGTCCGCAGAAGAACTCGCAAAAATGCCGACCTACTATGTGATGGACGCCGGCGAGACCATGGCCGAGACGGTCGCGAAGGAGATGCCCTCGCCGGCTGCAATCGCCGCCAACCAATGGCTGCCGGACAGCGATCTTGCCTACTACAGCGCCGAATATGGCCGCACCGGATTTCAGGGTGGGCTGCAATGGTATCGCTACGGCACGTCAGGCATGCTCAACAACGAGATGCAGCTGTTTGCGGGCCGCAGCATCGACGTGCCTTCGTGCTTCATCTCGGGCAAGCAGGATTGGGGCACCTATCAGCGCCCCGGCGCGTTCGAGGCCATGCAGGGGCGCGGCTGCACCAAGATGCTCGCCTGCCATCTCGTCGACGGCGCAGGCCATTGGGTGCAGCAGGAGCAGCCTGCCGAGGTCAGCCGCCTGGTGCTGCAATTTCTGCACCGCTCTGCCGCGGGCCTGAAGCAACGCCAAAGTGTCGCCATAAGGCGTTCATCCGCAATTCAGGGAACATTCGGCAACATCTGA